The following proteins are co-located in the Streptosporangium brasiliense genome:
- a CDS encoding FUSC family protein, whose product MSPVFRRAADRLTDAAPGWLLEAVRPAPAALRWGPMLRMAVGVTTPLLVGLAAGQIALGLLPSMGVMSTSMADRGGSYRARIILMCAAGSAGALGYLTGALVRGDGWWTVLVVTAVSALSALISTAGAAGSAAGLQLLVMTVLGTGIPVPGPPGPNTLKFLLGAVWALALALAGWPLRPRAAEEAAVTAAYHALSRLFADHGRDGLKAFDTALKSGYDTVLSARSAAAGTDPERTRLVALLNQSSLIRNALISLCQEEREPPEELAVAVAGVTDMLAGGPEPRGPRQEYGSPALRALHSAVRGAAELASGGDIAAGQVPYEPVGHRRRLRMLWERMWYGHLARVYTVRLVLCMGVAGAVSESGWFERSYWLMLTVALVLKPDFGSVFARAVQRALGTLAGTLIGTVVLLVVPYGPALLIPIAVFAALMPYGMQRNWGMMSAFQAPLVLLLVDLLTRGGPKLAEVRLVDTLAGCAIVLLLGYLPWPASWEAPVGPRFADAVSATARYLRHAFDPEDPGRALLRRQAYDAFADLRTVFQRAVTEPRVVSRRITTWMPAMTALERVADATAATVARTEHGAPPPSEAAVQALVTSLEGIASDVRAGRAPRRPELADEEALERVNSAVSSLRDTVSGDHSGTGEARNG is encoded by the coding sequence ATGTCACCAGTCTTCCGGCGGGCCGCCGACCGGCTGACCGACGCCGCCCCGGGCTGGCTGCTGGAGGCGGTACGGCCGGCGCCGGCGGCGCTCCGGTGGGGACCGATGCTCCGCATGGCCGTGGGCGTGACCACCCCGCTCCTTGTGGGACTCGCCGCCGGGCAGATCGCGCTCGGCCTGCTGCCGTCCATGGGCGTCATGTCCACCTCGATGGCCGACCGGGGCGGGTCCTACCGCGCCAGGATCATCCTGATGTGCGCGGCCGGCTCCGCCGGGGCGCTGGGATATCTCACCGGGGCGCTGGTGCGCGGCGACGGCTGGTGGACGGTGCTGGTCGTGACGGCCGTCTCGGCGCTGTCCGCGCTGATCAGTACGGCTGGGGCCGCGGGGTCGGCGGCCGGGCTCCAGCTCCTGGTGATGACCGTGCTCGGCACCGGCATCCCGGTCCCGGGGCCGCCCGGCCCGAACACGCTGAAATTCCTGCTGGGCGCGGTGTGGGCCCTCGCGCTGGCGCTGGCCGGCTGGCCGCTGCGCCCCCGGGCGGCGGAGGAGGCCGCGGTCACCGCGGCCTACCACGCCCTCAGCCGGCTGTTCGCCGATCACGGCCGCGACGGGCTGAAGGCGTTCGACACCGCCCTCAAGAGCGGCTACGACACGGTGCTCAGCGCTCGCTCCGCGGCGGCCGGGACCGATCCCGAGCGCACCCGCCTGGTCGCCCTGCTGAACCAGTCCTCGCTGATCCGCAACGCGCTGATCTCGCTGTGCCAGGAGGAACGGGAGCCGCCGGAGGAACTGGCGGTCGCCGTGGCGGGGGTCACCGACATGCTCGCCGGCGGGCCCGAGCCGCGGGGGCCGCGGCAGGAGTACGGCTCACCGGCCCTGCGCGCCCTGCACTCGGCCGTGCGGGGCGCCGCCGAGCTGGCCTCCGGCGGTGACATCGCGGCCGGCCAGGTGCCCTACGAGCCGGTCGGGCACCGCCGGCGGCTCCGGATGCTGTGGGAGAGGATGTGGTACGGGCACCTGGCCCGCGTCTACACGGTCCGGCTCGTGCTCTGCATGGGCGTCGCCGGAGCGGTGAGCGAGTCCGGCTGGTTCGAGCGGTCCTACTGGCTGATGCTGACCGTCGCGCTGGTGCTCAAACCCGACTTCGGGTCGGTGTTCGCGCGGGCCGTGCAGCGCGCGCTCGGGACGCTCGCGGGGACGCTGATCGGCACGGTGGTGCTCCTGGTGGTGCCGTACGGCCCGGCGCTGCTGATCCCGATCGCCGTCTTCGCGGCGCTCATGCCGTACGGCATGCAGCGCAACTGGGGCATGATGTCGGCCTTCCAGGCGCCGCTGGTGCTGCTCCTGGTGGACCTGCTGACCCGCGGCGGCCCGAAGCTGGCGGAGGTCCGCCTGGTGGACACCCTGGCCGGCTGCGCCATCGTCCTGCTGCTGGGATATCTGCCATGGCCGGCGAGCTGGGAGGCACCGGTCGGGCCGAGGTTCGCCGACGCGGTGTCGGCCACCGCGCGCTACCTGCGGCACGCCTTCGACCCGGAGGACCCCGGGAGGGCGCTGCTCCGCCGCCAGGCGTACGACGCCTTCGCCGACCTGCGGACGGTCTTCCAGCGGGCGGTGACCGAGCCACGTGTGGTCAGCCGGCGCATCACCACCTGGATGCCCGCGATGACCGCGCTGGAACGGGTGGCCGACGCGACCGCCGCCACCGTCGCGCGGACCGAGCACGGGGCGCCGCCGCCGTCGGAGGCGGCCGTCCAGGCGCTGGTGACCTCCCTGGAGGGCATCGCCTCCGACGTCCGCGCGGGTCGGGCGCCGCGGAGACCCGAGCTCGCCGACGAGGAGGCCCTGGAACGGGTGAACTCCGCCGTCTCGAGCCTGCGTGACACCGTGTCGGGAGACCATTCGGGCACCGGCGAGGCGAGGAACGGATAG
- a CDS encoding SRPBCC family protein yields MPRTDRASRVIAAPADRVWAALVDREALTAWLPPAGMTGRFERFDGRPGGSYRLVLTYSDASGAPGKATVDSDVVEARFVDIVPGVRVVQAVDFVSDDPAYAGTMTMTWEVTAVGAGTRVDVVAGDVPDGISADDHAAGLASSLTNLAAYAER; encoded by the coding sequence ATGCCACGTACGGACAGGGCGTCGCGGGTGATCGCTGCGCCAGCCGATCGCGTCTGGGCCGCACTCGTCGATCGCGAGGCGCTCACGGCATGGCTCCCTCCAGCCGGGATGACCGGCAGATTCGAGCGATTCGATGGCCGGCCGGGCGGTTCGTACCGGTTGGTGCTGACCTATTCCGACGCTTCCGGCGCGCCCGGCAAGGCGACCGTGGATTCCGACGTCGTCGAGGCTCGCTTCGTCGACATCGTCCCCGGCGTGCGGGTCGTGCAGGCGGTGGACTTCGTCTCCGACGATCCCGCCTACGCCGGCACGATGACCATGACCTGGGAGGTCACCGCCGTCGGAGCGGGGACGCGCGTCGACGTCGTCGCCGGGGACGTCCCGGACGGCATCTCCGCGGACGACCACGCCGCGGGGCTCGCCTCCTCCCTGACGAACCTCGCCGCCTACGCGGAGCGGTAG
- a CDS encoding coiled-coil domain-containing protein: MTAASRGIRRHDALRALLSAFTAVLLCACMVSAGHAAPKPSAKKLRKELAQLQKQSETMIAEYHAGRVELQKVEKSEKVARGNLERAQRQFDSAAAEIRLLAAEQYRAGRMGMTAALLVNTDPGAMLNRLALTQQLIREQDAKLQGFAKIRDFHRAARTAADERAEQLRASLKKLDGQKKRAEKLIGQIKDRIDRLYPTPGLRRADGSWVPQLPSGPDNITPRMRLVRQLIAQRFGPRFGIGCYRADGGIAGGGEHPLGRACDFMLSTGGGMPSAAETNRGHQIAAWAIKNARRLGIMYIIFRQRIWHVRTGTWRMMSDRGGTTANHYDHPHISVY; encoded by the coding sequence GTGACGGCTGCGTCCCGCGGGATCCGGCGTCACGACGCACTTCGAGCCCTGCTCTCGGCGTTCACCGCCGTGCTCCTGTGCGCCTGCATGGTCTCGGCCGGCCATGCCGCGCCCAAGCCCAGCGCCAAGAAGCTCCGCAAGGAGCTGGCGCAGCTGCAGAAGCAGTCCGAGACCATGATCGCCGAATACCACGCCGGCCGGGTCGAGCTGCAGAAGGTGGAGAAGTCCGAGAAGGTGGCGCGCGGCAACCTCGAACGCGCGCAGCGGCAGTTCGACAGCGCCGCGGCCGAGATCCGCCTGCTGGCCGCCGAGCAGTACCGCGCCGGCAGGATGGGGATGACCGCGGCGCTGCTGGTCAACACCGATCCCGGCGCCATGCTCAACCGTCTGGCGCTCACCCAGCAGCTCATCCGCGAGCAGGACGCCAAGCTGCAGGGGTTCGCCAAGATCCGTGACTTTCACCGGGCGGCGCGGACGGCGGCCGACGAACGCGCCGAGCAACTGCGCGCGTCGCTCAAGAAGCTCGACGGCCAGAAGAAGCGCGCGGAGAAACTGATCGGCCAGATCAAGGACAGGATCGACCGGCTCTACCCCACTCCGGGGCTGCGCAGGGCCGACGGTTCGTGGGTCCCCCAACTGCCGTCGGGGCCGGACAACATCACGCCGCGGATGCGGCTGGTCCGGCAGCTGATCGCGCAGCGCTTCGGCCCGCGCTTCGGGATCGGCTGCTACCGGGCCGACGGCGGCATCGCCGGCGGCGGGGAGCACCCACTGGGCCGCGCCTGCGACTTCATGCTCAGCACCGGCGGCGGCATGCCCTCAGCAGCGGAGACCAATCGCGGTCACCAGATCGCGGCCTGGGCCATCAAGAACGCCCGGCGGCTGGGCATCATGTACATCATCTTCCGCCAGCGGATCTGGCACGTCCGCACCGGCACCTGGCGGATGATGTCCGACCGCGGCGGCACCACCGCCAACCACTACGACCACCCCCACATCTCGGTGTACTAG
- a CDS encoding SAM-dependent methyltransferase produces the protein MPSKGDSANTRDVTALVGADTPNIARMYDYWLGGKDNFAADRESAEEIVKISEGRVLRGVRLNRAFLGRAVRAAAEAGVRQFLDLGSGLPTRENVHEVAGPGARVVYVDYDPVVASHAHAILARSDGVGFVQADLRRPAEILGHPTVREIVDFDEPLALLFVSVLHFVGDADGPHRVVADFRDAAAPGSHLILSHLSKDGFPQKMAATEQVYQGASARLGARTREEILAFFDGFELSEPGLVGPTEWRPGAGGAGPERFAGLVGMGVRR, from the coding sequence ATGCCGTCCAAGGGAGACTCCGCGAACACCCGCGACGTGACCGCCCTCGTGGGAGCCGACACCCCCAACATCGCCCGCATGTACGACTACTGGCTCGGGGGCAAGGACAACTTCGCGGCCGACCGCGAGAGCGCCGAGGAGATCGTCAAGATCTCCGAGGGGCGGGTCCTGCGGGGCGTCCGGCTCAACCGGGCCTTCCTGGGGCGGGCGGTGCGGGCGGCCGCAGAGGCCGGGGTCCGCCAGTTCCTCGATCTGGGCTCCGGCCTGCCGACCAGGGAGAACGTCCACGAGGTCGCCGGACCCGGCGCGCGGGTGGTCTACGTGGACTACGACCCGGTGGTCGCCAGTCACGCCCACGCGATCCTGGCCAGGTCCGACGGCGTGGGCTTCGTCCAGGCCGACCTGCGCAGGCCCGCCGAGATCCTCGGCCACCCCACGGTCCGGGAGATCGTCGACTTCGACGAGCCGCTCGCGCTCCTGTTCGTCTCCGTGCTGCACTTCGTCGGTGACGCGGACGGCCCGCACCGCGTCGTCGCGGACTTCCGCGACGCCGCCGCGCCCGGGAGCCACCTGATCCTCTCCCACCTGTCGAAGGACGGATTCCCGCAGAAGATGGCGGCCACCGAGCAGGTCTACCAGGGCGCCAGCGCCCGGCTCGGGGCGCGCACGCGCGAGGAGATCCTCGCCTTCTTCGACGGCTTCGAGCTGTCCGAGCCGGGCCTGGTCGGCCCCACCGAATGGCGCCCCGGCGCCGGAGGGGCCGGTCCCGAGAGGTTCGCCGGCCTGGTCGGCATGGGGGTCAGGCGCTGA
- a CDS encoding BlaI/MecI/CopY family transcriptional regulator codes for MRGLGDLESAIMDRMWSYHRPASVRDVLEDLRRGREIAYTTVMTVMDKLHTKGLLRRRPVGRAYIYEAVASREAHTAQLMRDALASGGNQAATLVHFLERLTPEESAALEAALRVYPPGGRP; via the coding sequence ATGCGTGGTCTGGGAGACCTGGAGTCCGCGATCATGGACCGGATGTGGTCCTATCACCGGCCCGCGTCGGTCCGGGACGTGCTGGAGGACCTCCGCCGCGGACGGGAGATCGCCTACACCACGGTCATGACCGTGATGGACAAGCTGCACACCAAGGGCCTGCTGCGCCGGCGGCCGGTCGGCCGGGCCTACATCTACGAGGCGGTGGCCAGCAGAGAGGCCCACACCGCCCAGCTCATGCGCGACGCCCTCGCCTCCGGCGGCAACCAGGCGGCCACCCTTGTGCACTTCCTGGAACGGCTGACCCCCGAGGAGTCGGCCGCCCTGGAGGCCGCGCTCCGGGTCTACCCGCCCGGCGGCCGCCCGTGA
- a CDS encoding YncE family protein gives MPIDREDGDTVRAPSMKSVMPLAAATMLLAALAGPASAARSAPAREVLLVGNAQGGTVSFVDSATYRNLGSFDAVPDLDERLRAMNPVERAGYEAVNRIQGYRKLVDDMALSPDGRTLYVSRGNLSDAVAFDIAGRRMLWRYKIEGFKADHAALSADGRHFIVSATTASAAQVIDTATGALVTDIPTGTYPHANDYSPDGRFLYNSSIGVTSLPRALNALKGGRQLTVVDAATLKVIRKHTFEYGIRPAVFTPDNRTMYAQFSYLNGFAEVDLVTGKITRKVEMPFSEAGGRLAADDYPQNSAHHGMAMSGDNGKLCVAGTIDDYVAIVDRPGLTTRGYVHYDAGSLPYWATTGADGRRCFVSLSEKDVISVVDYDTAREVARVPVGDFPQRERPGQVPEDVIGSLDPAAG, from the coding sequence GTGCCCATCGACCGAGAGGACGGCGACACCGTGCGCGCACCTTCCATGAAGTCCGTCATGCCGCTCGCCGCGGCCACCATGCTGCTGGCGGCCCTCGCCGGCCCCGCCTCCGCCGCCCGGTCGGCGCCGGCGCGCGAGGTGCTCCTGGTGGGCAACGCGCAGGGCGGGACGGTCAGCTTCGTCGACAGCGCCACCTACCGCAACCTGGGCTCCTTCGACGCGGTCCCCGATCTGGACGAGCGCCTGAGGGCGATGAACCCGGTCGAGCGCGCCGGCTACGAGGCGGTCAACCGGATCCAGGGATACCGCAAGCTCGTCGACGACATGGCGCTGTCCCCCGACGGGCGCACCCTGTACGTCTCCCGCGGCAACCTGTCTGACGCGGTGGCCTTCGACATCGCCGGCCGGAGGATGCTGTGGCGCTACAAGATCGAGGGCTTCAAGGCCGACCACGCGGCGCTCTCCGCCGACGGCAGGCACTTCATCGTGTCGGCGACGACCGCCTCCGCGGCGCAGGTGATCGACACCGCCACCGGCGCGCTCGTCACCGACATCCCGACCGGGACCTATCCGCACGCCAACGACTACTCCCCCGACGGCAGGTTCCTGTACAACTCCAGCATCGGCGTCACCTCCCTGCCCAGGGCGCTGAACGCCCTCAAGGGCGGCAGGCAGCTCACGGTCGTGGACGCCGCCACGCTCAAGGTGATCAGGAAACACACCTTCGAGTACGGCATCCGCCCCGCGGTGTTCACTCCCGACAACAGGACGATGTACGCCCAGTTCTCCTATCTCAACGGCTTCGCCGAGGTCGACCTGGTCACCGGGAAGATCACCCGGAAGGTCGAGATGCCCTTCAGCGAGGCGGGCGGGAGGCTCGCCGCCGACGACTACCCGCAGAACTCCGCGCACCATGGCATGGCGATGTCGGGCGACAACGGCAAGCTCTGCGTGGCGGGCACGATCGACGACTACGTGGCGATCGTCGACCGTCCCGGGCTGACCACGCGGGGCTACGTGCACTACGACGCCGGCAGCCTGCCGTACTGGGCGACCACCGGCGCCGACGGCCGACGCTGCTTCGTGTCGCTCAGCGAGAAGGACGTGATCTCGGTCGTGGACTACGACACCGCGCGCGAGGTGGCCCGGGTGCCGGTCGGCGACTTCCCCCAGCGTGAGCGGCCGGGACAGGTCCCCGAGGATGTGATCGGCTCCCTGGACCCCGCCGCGGGCTGA